The sequence CCATGTACGCCGCTGTGCTATTCCTCGGCGTGCAGAACGCCACCTCCGTGCAGCCGATTGTGGCCGTGGAGAGAACCGTCTTCTACAGAGAGAAGGCGGCCGGAATGTACTCCGCCCTGCCTTACGCCTTCGGACAGGTGAGCTTATTGAAAAATGGTGGTAGCAAAATAAGTTCATCAACATTAACTTAATTTTCATAATCCTATTAGCAACAATCATTTAAAGAGAAGTAACTCTACTATGATCCAAATGCAGGCTGTGGTGGAGCTACCTAACCTGCTGGTGCAGACGCTGATCTACGGCGTGATAGTGTACGCGATGATCGGATTCGAGTGGACGGCCGTGAAATTCTTCTGGTACCTCTTCTTCATGTACTTCACCTTGCTCTACTTCACTCTCTACGGGATGATGACGGTCGCCGTCACGCCCAACCACAACATCGCCGCCATCATCTCCTCCGCCTTCTACGGGATCTGGAACATCTTCTCCGGATTCGTCATTCCTAAAACGGTGAGAACGCAATCAAACACTTAATTAGGGTTGGTAACAGCAGCAGAGAAAAGAGATTTCTAATTGAATCATCTTCAATTGTGCAGAGGATTCCGGTGTGGTGGAGGTGGTACTACTACGCCTGCCCCATCTCCTGGTCTCTCTACGGATTGGTAGCTTCGCAGTTCGGCGACGTCGACGCCGTGCTCGACACCGACGAAACCGTCGCAGATTTCGTCACGACTTATTTCGATTTCAAGCATGATTTTCTGGGATATGTGGCGGTTATCATCGTCGGAATCAGCGTGCTGTTTGCCTTCATTTTTGCCTTCTCAATTAGGGCCTTCAATTTCCAAAAGAGGTGAAACAAGAGCTTAGTTTGTAACAGAACTTGTACATTGTAGAATGTTGCAAAAACAATCTTCTTTTTTCTGGGTAAATTCTGATGCAAGAGAAGAGAAATACATTCACCAAAACCTCAAATGGATTAATAAATGTTGGTCCTAGTTTAATTTAGTATTATAACCATTACATAATGAGATAGAAAACAAGGAAAAGGAAagtggaaaaaagaaaagattgaTGTCAGTAGCCGCATATGTTACAGTTGAAATTACATCCCCTCTCAACAACAAGCAAGAATGGTGGTaataaagaaaaagatgaaGTGAGGAAGATGCCATCAAAAATCTCAAATATCTAAGTCATCCAAGAAGCTCTGCAGCTCCTTCAAACCTTCGGCGGAGATGCTCCGATGCACTCTTCCGCGAGGGACGACCAAATTGGGCGGTGGCTCCGGCTGGAAACAGACCACGACCACGGATAAATTATCTCCGCTCCTTCGCTTCAAAGCCTCGTCGACCAGATCCTTGCTGCACATCAATGGGTCATTGTGTTCCTGGAGTCTCCTACGGGCAAAATCCACCGCGTTCTGGCTCAGGAACACGTCCCACAGGCCGTCACACCCTATGATGAGAAACTCGTCTTCCTCCGTGAGCCTTGTGGTCATGAGCTCAGGCTCCGATGTAAGCGGTCCGCCATCACCACCTTTCAGCCCTTCCATGTGCCAGTCGCCCAATGCACGAGCAACGTTCAGCTGCCCGTTGAGATACCCGTCGTATACATAACCTCCCGAGGCTTCTATACGACGCCTCTCCCTCAAGCAAACGGGTTTATGATCTCTCGACATCTCAATGGCTTTACCCCTCCGACACAGCACTGCTCTGCAGTCTCCAGCATTGGCCACCACCAGCGAGCTGCATTGAGTGAAGCAAACAAGCAGAAGACATTCGATTAATAGCATCATTTCTCACCCTTCGCAACAATGAACAATCCACAACTAAGATACCCACCTCCCAATTACCAGAGCTGCCAAAGCAGTGGTGCCCGAAGCAAGATCTGCATCCGTAGAGCAAGCTTCTGCAAAAGCAGCATCCGTCTGTTTAAATGCCGATGCCAGCACTCTCTCAATCTCCTGCGGAAAATCTCCATCCTCAACAATGAATCTCGGCAAATTATAGCACGCAAAGTCGGCGGCATGTTTCCCTCCATGTCCATCAAAAACCTGGCCAACATTACCAAAACATTTCACTACATTGCTAGCCATATAATTTGGGCTCCCTCCCTACACAAGATCTTTTACCATCTTTACCACATTCAAGAAATAGCTACCATTCCACACAAAATTAGTGTAGATGAGAAGAGTTACCCCATAGAAGGCACTAGGCATGTCACTAGAGCCATTTAAACCATAGTCATTCATCATGTTGTCTGCACAAACATATACATCTTCCATGCTCGAGCGAGAGCCAGCATCCGCCCATGCTCCAGACCGGAGAAGCGGCACATATTCAGCATCACTATCGCCTCCGCTAAACCTAGGTTCAATCGAAATATCTGGTGCCCTGCTCCTCACCTGCTACCATTCCAGTCAAAATCCAATTTTTCGCATGGAATAACATTCAAGATGACAGAATTGAGAAATCAGATGTAATGCAAGCTGAAACGATTTCTCAAGAATCGCAGGAAAATACAAACCAACTGAGAGTTCATGATATACAGACTAAAACTAAACCGATAAAAGAGCAACATGTGATTTTCAAATCTAGTGCCAATTGCTGAGTTGCATTTCCTACCGAATTTAAGACTAAACGAATCCATGTTCCATTAGATTGATAAAACATAGGATTGAATATGTGAAGGATAAGATGGTCAAACaagttcaatccatctaagTAAATGGTAGATCAGCTTGGATTATTTCATCTATTCATCCCATCACTCAAAGTAATCACCCCCTCAAAGCGTTACAATTGTAGGAAATTAAGCTGAGCAAGGAAAACAGAAACAACACACATAATTGTACGTCAAAACACATTATCTATCACAACGAAATTTGCTTACTTCAAAACCTTGCTATCCTCCTTAAAGATTATATTCTATCGAAAAATCTAACCAATTAGATTCAGAATTAATGAAATGCACATTGACGAGAAATTAAAAACCCCTAATAAATTCCCCAACTATTAGTtgagagggaaaaaaaaaaaaaaaaaacaaaaaaaagactAATTTCAACTGCAATTACCAAAGAAGGATGGCGAACGAGGGACTTAGCGGACAAAGGCGGCGTGCCGGCGGAGTCGAGGCAGTGTCGGTAGGCGCCTCGGGCGCCTAGAGGGTTGGGAATCGGCGGCCGCCCGTCTCCGGAGCTGCAGTTTTCCCTGCCACCATCGGCATTGTTGACAATTACCCTACTGCCTTCCATTACAAATCTCAACCATTACTCCTCCAATTAAAGTTTCGAGCTTTTGATGGGGGGAGAATCCAGTTCCGAACGTGTGGAGCGGGAAATTCGGCGCCCTTCCGGTGAATCTTGAGGGTTTCTTTTCAATTTGGGGGCTAGGGTTTTGCAACGGCAATGAATAGTCAAATGCAGGTTTCGTGCAAGTATAGAAAGAAGAGATCTGAGatggagaggagagagaaagacgTTGAATTTGGCGTTGGGAGTCGGTTTGAGGAATACTGCCGCTGCGAAAAATGCATGTATTTATATGATGCGTAGAATCACAGAACGGTGTCGTGTTGCTTTTGGAGATGGACGTGTGTACTTTACAAACCCACCCTTTTTTGCATGTCAATTTTTTCATCTCCACGCTCTCGCATTTAATTGGTTTCTCAATATCTCACATGTTTAATTAAACCTCTATCAACACTTGGCATCAATTTTGACATGTTTATATAGGTATAATTGAGttaaaatacaccaattttcacATTGTTACGATGttttacataaatttaaaatt comes from Salvia miltiorrhiza cultivar Shanhuang (shh) chromosome 3, IMPLAD_Smil_shh, whole genome shotgun sequence and encodes:
- the LOC131015189 gene encoding probable protein phosphatase 2C 57, translated to MEGSRVIVNNADGGRENCSSGDGRPPIPNPLGARGAYRHCLDSAGTPPLSAKSLVRHPSLVRSRAPDISIEPRFSGGDSDAEYVPLLRSGAWADAGSRSSMEDVYVCADNMMNDYGLNGSSDMPSAFYGVFDGHGGKHAADFACYNLPRFIVEDGDFPQEIERVLASAFKQTDAAFAEACSTDADLASGTTALAALVIGSSLVVANAGDCRAVLCRRGKAIEMSRDHKPVCLRERRRIEASGGYVYDGYLNGQLNVARALGDWHMEGLKGGDGGPLTSEPELMTTRLTEEDEFLIIGCDGLWDVFLSQNAVDFARRRLQEHNDPLMCSKDLVDEALKRRSGDNLSVVVVCFQPEPPPNLVVPRGRVHRSISAEGLKELQSFLDDLDI